One Streptomyces coeruleorubidus DNA segment encodes these proteins:
- a CDS encoding alpha/beta fold hydrolase, with product MSQTSAGDRTHRLVPSPAGRVHLVEQGDGPLVLLLHGFPESWYAWRHQLPALAAAGYRAVAVDVRGYGRSSRPAAVDAYRMAELVEDNVAVVEALGERSAVVVGHDWGATIAATSALIRPEVFRAVGLLSVPYTPPGGPRPSEVFARMGGEEEFYVSYFQRPGRAEAEIEPDVRGWLAGFYAALSAGTMPEASPHFVARGGTLRDRFPVGCQPNWLSEADLDVFAGEFERTGMTGALNRYRNMDRDWQDLADFAGAPVTQPSLFIGGGLDASTTWLADAIEAYPATLPGLTASHILDGCGHFLQQERPAETNRLLTDWLAGLPQP from the coding sequence ATGTCGCAGACGTCCGCCGGCGACCGCACGCACCGCCTCGTCCCTTCACCGGCCGGCCGCGTCCACCTCGTCGAGCAGGGGGACGGGCCGCTGGTACTGCTGCTGCACGGATTCCCCGAATCCTGGTACGCGTGGCGTCATCAGCTGCCGGCCCTGGCCGCCGCGGGCTATCGCGCGGTGGCCGTCGACGTCCGCGGCTACGGGCGTTCGTCCCGGCCGGCGGCGGTGGACGCGTACCGGATGGCCGAACTGGTGGAGGACAACGTCGCCGTGGTGGAGGCGCTGGGTGAGCGGTCCGCGGTGGTCGTCGGGCACGACTGGGGTGCGACGATCGCCGCGACGTCCGCGCTGATCCGGCCCGAGGTGTTCCGCGCGGTGGGGCTGCTGAGCGTGCCGTACACGCCGCCCGGCGGCCCCAGGCCCAGTGAGGTGTTCGCGCGGATGGGCGGCGAGGAGGAGTTCTACGTCTCCTACTTCCAGCGGCCCGGCCGGGCCGAGGCGGAGATCGAGCCCGACGTGCGCGGCTGGCTCGCGGGTTTCTACGCCGCCCTGTCCGCCGGCACGATGCCCGAAGCCAGTCCGCATTTCGTCGCCCGCGGAGGGACGCTGCGCGACCGGTTCCCCGTCGGCTGCCAGCCGAACTGGCTGAGCGAGGCCGACCTGGACGTCTTCGCCGGGGAGTTCGAACGCACGGGAATGACCGGCGCCCTGAACCGCTACCGGAACATGGACCGGGACTGGCAGGACCTGGCGGACTTCGCCGGCGCCCCCGTCACACAGCCGTCGCTGTTCATCGGCGGTGGCCTGGACGCGTCCACGACCTGGCTGGCCGACGCGATCGAGGCGTACCCGGCCACCCTGCCCGGACTGACGGCCTCTCACATCCTCGACGGCTGCGGACACTTCCTCCAGCAGGAACGCCCGGCGGAGACCAACCGGCTCCTGACCGACTGGCTCGCCGGCCTTCCCCAACCGTAG
- a CDS encoding lamin tail domain-containing protein codes for MRIRLVATTAAAAGALAALTAVPAQAAEYNSALKIRGIQYDAPGRDSNNCSTGNTDEEYLTIKNYSRSTTVNLKGYVVKDAAGNKFTFTASHTLQPGDYVKLRGGNGTDSDAKNVVYRDNCNFMWNNDKDTIYVYKPSGSPADVHSYTKSGSDKDGNGYITYHG; via the coding sequence ATGCGTATACGCCTTGTCGCCACCACGGCCGCCGCTGCCGGAGCCCTGGCCGCCCTGACGGCGGTTCCGGCCCAGGCCGCCGAGTACAACTCCGCGCTGAAGATCCGCGGGATCCAGTACGACGCTCCCGGAAGGGACTCCAACAACTGCTCGACGGGGAACACCGACGAGGAGTACCTGACGATCAAGAACTACTCGCGGTCGACGACCGTGAACCTCAAGGGGTACGTCGTCAAGGACGCCGCGGGGAACAAGTTCACCTTCACCGCGAGCCACACCCTTCAGCCGGGTGACTACGTGAAGCTGCGCGGCGGCAACGGAACCGACTCCGACGCCAAGAACGTCGTCTACCGCGACAACTGCAACTTCATGTGGAACAACGACAAGGACACGATCTACGTGTACAAGCCGTCCGGCAGCCCTGCCGACGTGCACTCGTACACCAAGAGCGGATCCGACAAGGACGGCAACGGGTACATCACGTACCACGGCTGA
- a CDS encoding FAD-dependent oxidoreductase: MPRPLRVAIVGSGPAGIYAADALLKSEVAAEPGVSIDIFERMPAPFGLIRYGVAPDHPRIKGIITALHQVLDKPQIRLFGNVDYGTDIGLDDLRAFYDGVIFATGAMADRALPLPGIDLDGSYGAADFVSWYDGHPDVPRTWPLEAEKVAVLGVGNVALDIARVLAKTADELLPTEIPANVYEGLKANRAKEIHVFGRRGPAQAKFSPMELRELDHSPNIEVIVDPEDIDYDEGSIATRRGNKQADMVAKTLENWAIRDIGDRPHKLFLHFFESPVEILGEDGKVVGLRTERTELDGTGNVKGAGTFKTWDVDAVYRAVGYLSDKLPKLPWDIDSGTVPDEGGRVMQETGEHLQSTYVTGWIRRGPVGLIGHTKGDANETVANLLDDYANDRLHTPATPAPEAVDAFLAERNIRFTTWDGWYKLDAAEKALGEPEGRERVKIVEREDMLRASGA, from the coding sequence ATGCCCCGCCCCCTGCGGGTAGCCATCGTCGGATCCGGCCCCGCCGGGATCTACGCCGCCGACGCCCTGCTCAAGTCCGAGGTGGCCGCCGAACCCGGCGTGTCCATCGACATCTTCGAGCGCATGCCGGCGCCGTTCGGCCTGATCCGTTACGGCGTCGCCCCCGACCACCCGCGGATCAAGGGCATCATCACCGCCCTGCACCAGGTCCTCGACAAGCCGCAGATCCGGCTCTTCGGCAACGTGGACTACGGCACCGACATCGGCCTGGACGACCTGCGCGCGTTCTACGACGGCGTGATCTTCGCCACCGGCGCGATGGCCGACCGGGCGCTGCCCCTCCCGGGCATCGACCTCGACGGCTCGTACGGTGCCGCGGACTTCGTGTCCTGGTACGACGGTCACCCGGACGTGCCGCGCACCTGGCCGCTGGAGGCGGAGAAGGTCGCCGTGCTCGGCGTCGGCAACGTCGCGCTCGACATCGCGCGCGTCCTGGCCAAGACGGCGGACGAGCTGCTGCCGACGGAGATCCCGGCGAACGTCTACGAGGGCCTGAAGGCCAACCGGGCCAAGGAGATCCACGTGTTCGGCCGCCGTGGCCCGGCACAGGCGAAGTTCAGCCCGATGGAGCTGCGGGAGCTGGACCACTCCCCCAACATCGAGGTCATCGTCGACCCCGAGGACATCGACTACGACGAGGGCTCGATCGCGACCCGGCGCGGCAACAAGCAGGCCGACATGGTCGCCAAGACCCTGGAGAACTGGGCGATCCGCGACATCGGCGACCGGCCCCACAAGCTCTTCCTGCACTTCTTCGAGTCGCCGGTCGAGATCCTCGGCGAGGACGGCAAGGTCGTCGGGCTGCGCACCGAGCGCACGGAACTCGACGGCACGGGCAACGTCAAGGGCGCCGGCACGTTCAAGACCTGGGACGTCGACGCGGTCTACCGTGCGGTGGGCTACCTGTCCGACAAACTCCCCAAGCTGCCCTGGGACATCGACTCCGGCACCGTCCCCGACGAGGGCGGACGAGTCATGCAGGAGACCGGCGAGCACCTCCAGTCCACGTACGTCACCGGCTGGATCCGGCGCGGCCCGGTGGGCCTCATCGGTCACACCAAGGGCGACGCGAACGAGACGGTGGCCAACCTGCTGGACGACTACGCGAACGACCGGCTGCACACGCCCGCCACCCCCGCCCCCGAGGCCGTGGACGCGTTCCTCGCCGAGCGGAACATCCGCTTCACCACCTGGGACGGCTGGTACAAGCTGGACGCCGCGGAGAAGGCGCTGGGCGAGCCCGAGGGGCGCGAGCGCGTGAAGATCGTCGAGCGCGAGGACATGCTGCGGGCGAGCGGCGCCTGA
- a CDS encoding CU044_5270 family protein, giving the protein MDDLTLVRELEADVPPLTDRARTEARTRLLHAIDRETRPGRPGSFPRRLVIRTAIAATATAAAATGAVVLTTGGEERKSGTPQLASAGAVRLLHRAADRSRLDSANLPVPRNDQYLYTKEITTRTFLRSGKTQRFTDESWLSVDGSKPSRYSYFGRILDEPPLGEHRVRWPPTEYAKLRKWPTDPDKLLAYLRLGASGSPEADQDAYLNACLLMRGPRVMPPGLQAAAFEAVAQLPGIELDHDAVDALGRRGIAVSHPGLYFAFVFDPRTYAYLSLRQEGSKGGKWVDGELRGGQKYTDVKGLVAVGVVDRIGRRPRAGTSR; this is encoded by the coding sequence GTGGATGACCTGACCCTGGTGCGCGAACTGGAGGCCGACGTTCCCCCGCTGACGGACCGGGCCCGCACCGAGGCCCGTACCCGCCTGCTGCACGCCATCGACCGCGAGACCCGCCCGGGCCGCCCCGGCTCCTTCCCCCGGCGACTCGTCATCAGGACCGCGATCGCCGCGACGGCCACCGCGGCCGCGGCCACCGGTGCGGTCGTCCTGACGACGGGCGGCGAGGAACGGAAGTCCGGCACACCGCAGTTGGCGTCGGCCGGGGCGGTCCGGCTGCTGCACCGGGCCGCGGACAGGTCACGCCTCGACAGCGCGAACCTGCCGGTCCCGCGCAACGACCAGTACCTCTACACCAAGGAGATCACCACTCGTACGTTCCTCAGGAGCGGGAAGACCCAGCGGTTCACGGACGAGAGCTGGCTGTCGGTCGACGGCTCCAAGCCCTCCCGGTACAGCTACTTCGGCAGGATCCTCGACGAACCACCCCTGGGCGAGCACCGGGTGCGCTGGCCGCCCACCGAGTACGCGAAGCTCAGGAAGTGGCCCACGGACCCGGACAAGCTCCTGGCCTATCTCAGGCTCGGCGCGAGCGGCAGTCCCGAAGCCGACCAGGATGCCTACCTCAACGCCTGCCTGCTGATGCGCGGCCCGCGTGTGATGCCGCCGGGCCTTCAGGCCGCCGCCTTCGAGGCCGTCGCCCAACTGCCCGGCATCGAGCTGGACCACGACGCGGTGGACGCACTCGGGCGCCGCGGCATCGCCGTGTCGCACCCCGGCCTGTACTTCGCCTTCGTCTTCGACCCGAGGACATACGCCTACCTCAGCCTGCGCCAGGAAGGCTCCAAGGGCGGGAAATGGGTGGACGGGGAGCTGCGGGGCGGCCAGAAGTACACCGACGTCAAAGGACTGGTGGCGGTGGGAGTGGTGGACCGGATCGGCCGGCGCCCCCGAGCCGGCACGAGCCGATGA
- a CDS encoding SpoIIE family protein phosphatase/ATP-binding protein, which produces MVRLLGRSGTRSPLRPGAAPSKRQRREAGPSRWHPVAGLRSVLGGRSVAAQVFLLVVVIVLLLVVAAVVALVLQVRHDTTQEARNRSLAVAETFANAPGMIEALESPDPTAVLQPRAEAAREQSKVDFIVVMNTDGIRYTHPKPDRIGKKFVGTLEPALAGRPVTEQITGTIGPLVQAVVPVKAPDGQVVGLVSAGITTANVGGTADRQLPLVLSAAAAALVLATAGAALVSRRLLRQTHGLGPHEMTRMYEHHDAVLHAVREGVLIVDDGGTLLLANDEAHRLLGLPADAEGRHVLSLGLDPGTAELLASGRVATDEVHLVGDRLLAVNQRTTDRAGVPPGSVATLRDSTELRALSGRAETARERLNMLYDAGVGIGTSLDVTRTAEELTELAVPRFADFATVDLFDAVLSGGQPDAAATLSRTALSGVRKDAPLYPVGERIRFVQSSPQGRSLDTGRPVLEPRLSGAPGWQAQDLERSAQIVEYGIHSLITVPLRAGSLVLGVVSFWRYEKPEPFDTDELALAEELVARAAVSIDNARRYTREHSMAVTLQRSLLPRNLPEQDALDIAYRYLPAQAGVGGDWFDVLPLSGARVALVVGDVVGHGLHAAATMGRLRTAVHNFSALDLPPDELITLLDELVGRIDQDETEEEGSAPVTGATCLYAVYDPVSRRCTVARAGHPPPALVHPDGSVEFPDVPAGPPLGLGGLPFETAELELAEGSRLVLYTDGLVEDRERDIDVGLDMLREALSRSGQSPEATCRTVLDSRVTARSSDDIALIVARTRALAADQVAEWPVPADPAAVGKVRAAVTRQLAEWGLDELTFTTELILSELVTNALRYGGGPIHVRVLRDRNLICEVFDSSSTSPHLRYATMTDEGGRGLFLVAQLAERWGTRYLPAGKVIWAEQPLP; this is translated from the coding sequence ATGGTCCGACTCTTGGGTCGATCCGGGACTCGATCGCCCCTGCGGCCCGGCGCTGCGCCGTCGAAACGGCAGCGGCGGGAGGCGGGCCCGTCGCGGTGGCATCCGGTGGCGGGGCTGCGGTCGGTGCTGGGCGGACGCAGCGTCGCCGCACAGGTGTTCCTGCTCGTCGTGGTGATCGTGCTGCTGCTGGTGGTGGCGGCCGTGGTGGCGCTGGTCCTGCAAGTGCGGCACGACACGACCCAGGAGGCCCGCAACCGTTCGCTCGCCGTCGCGGAGACCTTCGCCAACGCGCCGGGCATGATCGAGGCGCTGGAGAGCCCCGACCCCACGGCGGTGCTCCAACCGCGTGCCGAGGCCGCCCGTGAGCAGTCGAAGGTCGACTTCATCGTCGTCATGAACACCGACGGCATCCGCTACACCCACCCCAAGCCGGACCGCATCGGGAAGAAGTTCGTCGGGACCCTCGAGCCCGCGCTGGCCGGGAGGCCGGTGACCGAGCAGATCACCGGCACGATCGGCCCCCTCGTGCAGGCCGTGGTGCCGGTGAAAGCTCCGGACGGCCAGGTCGTCGGCCTGGTGTCGGCCGGGATCACCACCGCCAACGTCGGTGGCACCGCCGACCGTCAGCTGCCGCTCGTACTGTCCGCCGCCGCGGCGGCGCTCGTCCTGGCGACGGCGGGCGCCGCGCTGGTGAGCAGGCGGCTGCTGCGCCAGACCCACGGGCTCGGGCCGCACGAGATGACCCGGATGTACGAACACCACGACGCCGTGCTGCACGCCGTGCGCGAGGGCGTGCTCATCGTCGACGACGGGGGCACCCTGCTGCTCGCCAACGACGAGGCGCACCGGCTGCTCGGACTGCCCGCCGACGCCGAGGGCCGGCACGTGCTCAGCCTGGGGCTCGACCCCGGCACCGCCGAACTGCTGGCCTCCGGGCGCGTCGCCACGGACGAGGTGCACCTCGTCGGGGACCGGCTCCTCGCCGTGAACCAGCGCACCACGGACCGTGCGGGCGTCCCGCCCGGCAGTGTCGCCACGCTGCGCGACTCCACCGAGCTGCGTGCCCTGTCCGGCCGGGCCGAGACCGCGCGGGAACGGCTCAACATGCTGTACGACGCCGGGGTGGGCATCGGCACGAGCCTGGACGTGACCCGTACGGCCGAGGAGCTGACCGAGCTGGCGGTGCCCCGGTTCGCCGACTTCGCCACCGTGGACCTGTTCGACGCGGTGCTGAGCGGCGGGCAGCCGGACGCGGCGGCCACCCTCAGCCGTACGGCGCTGAGCGGGGTCCGCAAGGACGCTCCGCTCTACCCCGTCGGCGAGCGGATCAGGTTCGTCCAGTCCTCTCCGCAGGGCCGCAGCCTCGACACCGGCCGCCCCGTCCTGGAACCCCGGCTGAGCGGGGCCCCCGGCTGGCAGGCGCAGGACCTCGAGCGTTCCGCGCAGATCGTGGAGTACGGCATCCACTCCCTGATCACCGTGCCGCTGCGGGCCGGCTCCCTGGTGCTGGGCGTGGTCAGCTTCTGGCGCTACGAGAAGCCGGAGCCCTTCGACACGGACGAGCTGGCCCTGGCGGAGGAGCTGGTCGCGCGGGCCGCCGTCTCCATCGACAACGCGCGCCGCTACACCCGCGAGCACAGCATGGCCGTGACGCTCCAGCGCAGCCTGCTCCCCCGGAACCTGCCCGAGCAGGACGCACTGGACATCGCCTACCGCTATCTGCCCGCGCAGGCCGGGGTGGGCGGCGACTGGTTCGACGTGCTGCCGCTGTCGGGGGCGCGGGTGGCGCTCGTGGTCGGGGACGTCGTCGGCCACGGGCTGCACGCCGCGGCCACCATGGGGCGGCTGCGCACCGCTGTGCACAACTTCTCCGCCCTCGACCTCCCGCCCGACGAACTCATAACCCTCCTGGACGAGCTGGTCGGCCGTATCGACCAGGACGAGACGGAGGAGGAGGGCAGCGCCCCGGTCACCGGTGCGACCTGTCTGTACGCCGTGTACGACCCGGTCTCCCGGCGCTGCACCGTCGCACGGGCCGGGCATCCCCCGCCGGCGCTGGTCCATCCCGACGGCAGTGTCGAGTTCCCGGACGTGCCCGCCGGTCCCCCGCTCGGGCTCGGCGGTCTGCCGTTCGAGACGGCGGAGCTCGAGCTGGCGGAGGGCAGCCGGCTCGTCCTTTACACCGACGGGCTGGTCGAGGACCGGGAGCGGGACATCGACGTCGGGCTGGACATGCTGCGCGAGGCGCTGAGCCGGTCCGGCCAGTCCCCCGAGGCCACCTGCCGGACCGTCCTCGACTCACGAGTCACGGCCCGCTCCAGCGACGACATCGCCCTGATCGTCGCGCGCACCCGGGCACTCGCCGCCGACCAGGTCGCCGAGTGGCCGGTGCCGGCCGACCCGGCGGCGGTGGGCAAGGTGCGGGCGGCGGTGACCCGGCAGCTGGCCGAGTGGGGGCTGGACGAGCTGACGTTCACCACGGAGCTCATCCTGAGCGAGCTGGTCACCAACGCGCTCCGGTACGGCGGCGGCCCCATCCACGTCCGGGTGCTGCGCGACCGCAACCTGATCTGCGAGGTGTTCGACAGCAGCAGTACATCGCCGCATCTGCGGTACGCGACGATGACGGACGAGGGCGGGCGGGGGCTGTTCCTGGTCGCGCAGCTCGCCGAGCGCTGGGGGACGCGCTATCTGCCCGCCGGGAAGGTGATCTGGGCGGAGCAGCCGTTGCCGTGA
- a CDS encoding ATP-binding protein, whose product MPETMPQPSGALSASAALRVECSREGFARARSFTRDTLHVWSLDHRCDDTTLVITELTANAATHAAPGTTGAPGTTGAPEIRLGFLLDPTHLLVTVSDPDDHPPVYAPAGSALQEHGRGLCIVDALSEEWGWTPCPPAGKTVWARLSTRPPI is encoded by the coding sequence ATGCCGGAGACGATGCCGCAGCCCTCCGGTGCCCTTTCCGCCTCGGCCGCCCTGCGCGTCGAGTGCAGCAGGGAGGGGTTCGCGCGCGCCCGGTCCTTCACCCGCGACACATTGCATGTCTGGTCGCTCGACCACCGCTGCGACGACACGACCCTCGTCATCACCGAACTCACGGCCAACGCCGCGACGCACGCGGCGCCGGGGACGACGGGCGCGCCGGGTACGACGGGTGCGCCGGAGATCCGGCTCGGATTCCTCCTGGACCCCACCCACCTGCTGGTCACCGTCTCCGACCCCGACGACCACCCGCCCGTGTACGCCCCCGCCGGGTCCGCCCTGCAGGAGCACGGCAGGGGCCTGTGCATCGTCGACGCCCTGTCCGAGGAGTGGGGCTGGACCCCCTGCCCTCCGGCGGGCAAGACGGTCTGGGCCAGGTTGTCGACCCGTCCACCCATCTGA
- a CDS encoding DUF397 domain-containing protein translates to MPPVQNGVQASSLDACWIKSRHSNAEGNCVEVAPLVDGGIAMRNSRDPDGPALVYTAAEVAAFLAGAKDGEFDHLL, encoded by the coding sequence GTGCCACCAGTGCAGAACGGAGTGCAGGCAAGCTCGTTGGACGCCTGCTGGATCAAGAGCCGGCACAGCAATGCCGAGGGCAACTGCGTCGAAGTCGCCCCTCTCGTCGACGGCGGGATCGCGATGCGCAACTCCCGTGACCCCGACGGGCCCGCGCTCGTCTACACGGCGGCGGAGGTGGCGGCGTTCCTGGCCGGGGCGAAGGACGGCGAGTTCGACCACCTGCTGTGA
- a CDS encoding helix-turn-helix domain-containing protein, with translation MSAASHRISRLEPYLDRPEPAPTLLKMLVGVQLAGFREDAGLAQDQAARAVGFSAAKLSRIESGKGRRPPTENDVRALLRLYGTDDYEASVLLKLLQRAGEPGWWQRYDKRLMPEWFDRLVGLQEAAATIRTFEIQYVPGLLQTPAYTRAVVERGLPNAPAGEVERRVELRRRRAQLLFRPDAPQLWAVMDESVLLRVLGSTQVMREQLAHLVEMAERPNVTLQIVPLNVTNASAPAIPVTYLRFGGLDLPDVVYLEHIKSANFLEDLDETEEYRIALDRLADEALKPRDSLELLRTTMEQRYP, from the coding sequence ATGTCCGCCGCGTCGCATCGCATCTCCCGTCTGGAACCCTACCTGGACAGGCCCGAGCCGGCGCCGACTCTGCTGAAGATGCTGGTCGGTGTGCAGCTGGCAGGCTTCCGGGAGGACGCCGGGCTCGCCCAGGACCAGGCGGCGCGCGCTGTCGGTTTCAGCGCCGCGAAGCTGTCCCGCATCGAGTCCGGCAAGGGCCGCCGCCCGCCGACGGAGAACGACGTCCGCGCGCTGCTCCGGCTGTACGGCACCGACGACTACGAGGCCTCGGTGCTGCTCAAGCTGTTGCAGCGCGCCGGCGAGCCGGGCTGGTGGCAGCGGTACGACAAGCGGCTGATGCCCGAGTGGTTCGACCGTCTGGTCGGACTCCAGGAGGCCGCCGCCACCATCCGTACCTTCGAGATCCAGTACGTGCCCGGCCTGTTGCAGACACCCGCCTACACCCGGGCCGTGGTGGAGCGGGGGCTGCCGAACGCGCCGGCCGGTGAGGTGGAGCGGCGCGTCGAACTGCGCCGGCGCCGGGCGCAGTTGCTGTTCCGGCCGGACGCCCCGCAGCTGTGGGCGGTCATGGACGAGTCCGTGCTGCTGCGCGTCCTGGGCAGCACGCAGGTCATGCGGGAGCAGCTCGCGCACCTCGTGGAGATGGCCGAACGCCCCAACGTGACGTTGCAGATCGTCCCGCTGAACGTCACGAACGCCTCGGCGCCGGCCATCCCGGTCACCTATCTGCGCTTCGGTGGTCTCGATCTCCCCGACGTGGTCTACCTGGAGCACATCAAGAGCGCGAACTTCCTAGAGGACCTCGACGAGACGGAGGAGTACCGGATCGCGCTGGACCGCCTCGCGGACGAGGCGCTCAAGCCTCGTGACTCCCTGGAACTGCTGCGCACGACGATGGAGCAGCGCTACCCGTGA
- a CDS encoding SAM-dependent methyltransferase, translating to MHSEKQLSTEIDANVPTAARMYDYYLGGKDNYAADRAACEELDKVVPSTRRLALNNRRFLQRVVRTLSEEYGIRQYLDHGSGLPTQDNVHQVAQRIDPTTHVVYVDNDPMVLVHGRALLEQDERTSVIHADMRETDLIFDHPDTKRLIDFSQPVCVLFNSVFHCIPDSDTDGPLAVARRVRERLAPGSFMVMCQLVSEDPEVRDFVTNFMDQATQGHWGRVREEKDVATYFEGLQILEPGLVEVSTWRPDTEVAPRQLTHEWIEFGGVGRVPLEN from the coding sequence ATGCACTCCGAGAAGCAGTTGTCCACCGAGATCGACGCGAACGTGCCGACGGCAGCGCGCATGTACGACTACTACCTGGGCGGCAAGGACAACTACGCGGCCGACCGAGCCGCGTGCGAGGAACTCGACAAGGTCGTGCCCAGCACGCGCCGCCTCGCGCTGAACAACCGGCGCTTCCTCCAGCGGGTCGTGCGGACCCTCTCCGAGGAGTACGGCATCCGGCAGTACCTCGACCACGGATCAGGCCTGCCGACGCAGGACAACGTGCACCAGGTCGCCCAGCGCATCGACCCGACGACCCACGTGGTGTACGTCGACAACGACCCGATGGTGCTGGTCCACGGCCGTGCGCTGCTGGAGCAGGACGAGCGCACGAGCGTCATCCACGCGGACATGCGCGAGACCGACCTGATCTTCGACCACCCCGACACCAAGCGGCTGATCGACTTCTCCCAGCCGGTGTGCGTGCTCTTCAACTCGGTGTTCCACTGCATCCCGGACAGCGACACCGACGGGCCGCTCGCGGTGGCCCGCCGGGTGCGGGAGCGGCTCGCGCCCGGCAGTTTCATGGTGATGTGCCAGCTGGTCAGCGAGGACCCCGAGGTCCGTGACTTCGTCACGAACTTCATGGACCAGGCGACCCAGGGGCACTGGGGCCGCGTGCGCGAGGAGAAGGACGTCGCCACGTACTTCGAGGGTCTTCAGATCCTGGAGCCGGGGCTGGTGGAGGTGTCCACATGGCGTCCGGACACCGAGGTGGCGCCCCGTCAGCTCACCCACGAGTGGATCGAGTTCGGCGGCGTGGGCCGGGTTCCCCTGGAGAACTGA
- a CDS encoding GH1 family beta-glucosidase — protein sequence MTDFPSFPPGFVFGAATASYQIEGAVQEDGRGPSIWDTYSHTPGLVANGDTGDVACDHYHRYPQDVALLRELGVDSYRFSIAWPRIVPDGSGPVNPKGLDFYSRLVDELLAAGIEPAATLYHWDLPQALEDGGGWRVRETAERFGEYAAVVAGHLGDRVPRWITLNEPWCSAFLGYSVGRHAPGAREGRGAVAAAHHLLVGHGLAVRALRAAGVREVGVTLNLDHNLPATDSPADRAAVTRADTQHNLVWTEPILAGRYPATEEDTWGELITGQDFRQGGDLELISQPLDFLGINYYRPIVVADAPYRESDPAQRVATDNRYAEVPMPGVRRTAMGWAVAPHTFTDLLVGLEERYGDALPPLHITENGSAEDDEVSPDGAVHDSDRVAYLRDHLTALRAAMDAGVDVRGYYVWSLLDNFEWAFGYDKRFGIVRVDYATQQRTPKDSYHWYRSVIAAQRR from the coding sequence ATGACTGACTTCCCGAGCTTTCCGCCCGGCTTCGTGTTCGGGGCCGCGACCGCCTCGTATCAGATCGAGGGGGCGGTGCAGGAGGACGGACGCGGACCGTCCATCTGGGACACCTACAGCCACACCCCCGGCCTGGTGGCGAACGGCGACACCGGTGACGTCGCCTGCGACCACTACCACCGCTATCCGCAGGACGTGGCACTGCTGCGGGAGCTGGGCGTGGACTCCTACCGGTTCTCGATCGCCTGGCCACGCATCGTCCCGGACGGGTCCGGCCCGGTGAACCCCAAGGGCCTGGACTTCTACTCACGACTGGTCGACGAACTCCTGGCGGCCGGCATCGAGCCCGCTGCCACGCTCTACCACTGGGATCTGCCGCAGGCCCTGGAGGACGGTGGCGGCTGGCGGGTGCGGGAGACCGCCGAGCGGTTCGGCGAGTACGCGGCCGTCGTCGCCGGACACCTGGGCGACCGGGTGCCGCGCTGGATCACCCTCAACGAGCCGTGGTGCAGCGCCTTCCTCGGCTACTCCGTCGGCCGGCACGCCCCGGGCGCCCGCGAGGGCCGGGGCGCGGTGGCCGCCGCTCATCACCTGCTGGTCGGGCACGGCCTGGCCGTACGCGCGTTGCGGGCGGCCGGCGTACGCGAAGTAGGCGTCACCCTCAACCTCGATCACAACCTCCCCGCCACCGACTCCCCCGCCGACCGGGCGGCCGTCACCCGCGCCGACACGCAGCACAACCTGGTGTGGACCGAGCCGATCCTGGCGGGCCGCTACCCGGCCACCGAGGAGGACACCTGGGGCGAGCTGATCACCGGTCAGGACTTCCGGCAGGGCGGCGACCTGGAGCTGATCTCCCAGCCGCTGGACTTCCTCGGCATCAACTACTACCGGCCGATCGTCGTGGCAGACGCCCCGTACCGCGAGAGCGACCCGGCGCAGCGGGTGGCGACCGACAACCGTTACGCGGAGGTGCCCATGCCCGGCGTGCGGCGCACCGCCATGGGCTGGGCCGTGGCGCCCCACACCTTCACCGATCTGCTCGTGGGGCTCGAGGAGCGGTACGGCGACGCCCTGCCGCCCCTCCACATCACGGAGAACGGCTCGGCGGAGGACGACGAGGTGAGCCCCGACGGGGCCGTGCACGACAGCGACCGGGTCGCCTATCTGCGCGACCATCTCACCGCGCTGCGGGCCGCGATGGACGCCGGCGTGGACGTGCGGGGCTACTACGTGTGGTCCCTCCTCGACAACTTCGAGTGGGCCTTCGGCTACGACAAGCGCTTCGGGATCGTCCGCGTCGACTACGCCACGCAGCAGCGGACGCCGAAGGACAGCTACCACTGGTACCGGTCGGTGATCGCCGCGCAGCGGCGGTGA